From a single Micromonospora pallida genomic region:
- a CDS encoding glucosyl-3-phosphoglycerate synthase: MRDTDAMVSPVVEAWATYRTASAREWTARHLVHAKGDSRVSVVLPARNEEATVGAIVSTIREHLVDRVPLVDELIVVDSRSTDRTARVARAAGAEVVSQDEMTRSLPRLTGKGDALWAGLAAARGDVVAFVDADLREFRPHFVTGLLGPLLTDPSVDFVKGFYHRPLVGQASVEPDGGGRVTELMARPLLNLFWPELAGFVQPLAGEYAGRREVLSRVPFVSGYGVETAMLIDLLELVGLDALAQVDLGERKHRHQDTAALGRMSAQIMLTVWSRLQRRGWAHPDAWPAGLLTQFRRGGSDTLPNLDREIVVNDVSIEERPPLAELRHLVPRRRVAAA; encoded by the coding sequence GTGCGGGACACGGATGCGATGGTCTCACCGGTGGTCGAGGCGTGGGCGACCTATCGGACCGCCTCGGCGCGAGAGTGGACGGCACGGCATCTCGTCCACGCGAAGGGGGACAGTCGGGTCAGCGTGGTGCTGCCGGCCCGCAACGAGGAGGCCACGGTCGGGGCGATCGTGTCGACGATCCGGGAGCACCTGGTGGACCGGGTGCCCCTGGTCGACGAGCTGATCGTGGTGGACTCCCGGTCCACCGACCGGACCGCCCGGGTGGCCCGCGCCGCCGGGGCCGAGGTGGTCAGTCAGGACGAGATGACCCGGTCGCTGCCCCGGCTGACCGGCAAGGGGGACGCGCTCTGGGCCGGGCTGGCCGCCGCCCGGGGGGACGTGGTGGCCTTCGTCGACGCCGACCTGCGGGAGTTCCGTCCGCACTTCGTGACCGGGCTGCTCGGGCCGCTGCTGACCGATCCCAGCGTCGACTTCGTCAAGGGCTTCTACCACCGGCCGCTGGTCGGGCAGGCAAGCGTCGAGCCGGACGGGGGCGGCCGGGTGACCGAGCTGATGGCCCGTCCGCTGCTCAACCTGTTCTGGCCCGAGCTGGCCGGCTTCGTCCAACCGCTGGCCGGGGAGTACGCCGGGCGCCGCGAGGTGCTGTCCCGGGTGCCGTTCGTCTCCGGCTACGGCGTGGAGACGGCCATGCTGATCGACCTGCTGGAGCTGGTCGGCCTGGACGCGCTGGCCCAGGTCGACCTGGGTGAGCGCAAGCACCGCCACCAGGACACCGCCGCCCTCGGGCGGATGTCGGCGCAGATCATGCTCACCGTCTGGTCCCGGCTGCAACGACGGGGCTGGGCCCACCCGGACGCCTGGCCGGCCGGGCTGCTCACCCAGTTCCGGCGGGGCGGCTCGGACACGCTGCCGAACCTCGACCGGGAGATCGTCGTCAACGACGTCTCGATCGAGGAGCGTCCGCCGCTGGCGGAGCTGCGCCATCTCGTTCCCCGTCGCCGCGTGGCCGCGGCGTGA
- a CDS encoding Gfo/Idh/MocA family protein, whose product MGTCRVGLVGAGGVAQRHAEVLSGFEDVELVGVTDVAHDAAADLAGRYGGQVFPDVGELLATAPDAVYVCVPPFAHGPVEEAVIDAGVPMFVEKPVAIDLDTAERIAERVARRGLLTAVGHHWRYLYVVEQARELLADRPVRLVSGSWLDKVPPVAWWTRRDRSGGPVVEQAAHVLDLIRVLVGEITEVTAYGDGTPPPVDGADIDSVTVAAARFANGAVGTLTAACVLGWKHRAGLEIVADGLALTLAEDGLVVCDADGQHRYDADPDGARVAVDRAFVDAVRGVGDDVRVPYAEALGTQRLACAVAESARTGRAVALPAPSRMGVTVGA is encoded by the coding sequence ATGGGTACGTGTCGGGTGGGACTGGTGGGTGCCGGAGGCGTGGCGCAACGGCACGCCGAGGTGCTCAGCGGATTCGAGGATGTCGAACTGGTCGGGGTGACCGACGTCGCCCACGACGCGGCGGCCGACCTCGCCGGCCGGTACGGCGGCCAGGTGTTTCCCGACGTCGGGGAACTCCTTGCCACGGCACCGGACGCGGTGTACGTCTGCGTGCCGCCATTCGCGCACGGGCCGGTGGAGGAGGCAGTGATCGACGCCGGGGTGCCGATGTTCGTCGAGAAGCCCGTCGCCATCGACCTGGACACCGCCGAGCGGATCGCCGAACGCGTCGCCCGGCGGGGGCTGCTCACCGCGGTCGGCCACCACTGGCGCTACCTGTACGTGGTGGAGCAGGCCCGCGAACTGCTCGCCGACCGCCCGGTCCGGCTGGTCAGCGGCAGTTGGCTGGACAAGGTCCCGCCGGTGGCCTGGTGGACCCGCCGAGACCGCTCCGGCGGACCGGTCGTCGAGCAGGCCGCGCACGTGCTCGACCTGATCCGGGTGCTGGTCGGCGAGATCACCGAGGTCACCGCGTACGGCGACGGCACACCGCCACCGGTCGACGGCGCCGACATCGACTCGGTCACCGTGGCCGCGGCACGGTTCGCCAACGGCGCGGTCGGCACCCTCACCGCCGCCTGCGTGCTCGGCTGGAAACACCGGGCCGGGCTGGAGATCGTCGCCGACGGGCTGGCGTTGACGCTGGCCGAGGACGGCCTCGTGGTGTGCGACGCCGACGGGCAACACCGGTACGACGCCGACCCGGACGGGGCCAGGGTCGCCGTCGACCGGGCCTTCGTCGACGCGGTCCGGGGCGTCGGCGACGACGTCCGGGTCCCGTACGCCGAGGCGCTCGGCACCCAACGGCTGGCCTGCGCGGTCGCCGAGAGCGCGCGCACCGGCCGAGCGGTGGCCCTGCCCGCGCCGAGCCGGATGGGGGTGACCGTCGGTGCGTGA
- a CDS encoding zinc-dependent alcohol dehydrogenase: MRDKVVVVSGPGRVELVEQDAGELREGTFRVETLYSGVSAGTELSYVKGTNPYLHVTWNTDLGLFQPGAASTPYPVRRLGYMQVGRVVESATPAVPAGAVGAMTYGHRTGYLADPVAERFVPLPDDLDPLLGVYVAHMGPICANGLLHAAADLHGTDVRSLADGVAGRRVAVVGSGVVALLTALFAQRGGAASVVVLDPTPQRRRVAEALGLETLDPDADDPAVVLKTRWAHGPGDRGADVVFQCRGQAWALHLALRLLRPQGTVVDLAFYQAGADEVRLGEEFHHNGLSVRCAQIGRVPRGLAPTWDRERLSAETIELLRAHGDLIRKHLVSATVPFDEAPTLLTDLAERRRQELQVVLTC, encoded by the coding sequence GTGCGTGACAAGGTCGTGGTGGTCAGCGGCCCCGGCCGGGTCGAGCTGGTCGAGCAGGACGCGGGCGAACTGCGCGAGGGCACCTTTCGGGTCGAGACGCTCTATAGTGGCGTCTCCGCCGGCACCGAGCTGAGCTACGTCAAGGGCACCAACCCGTACCTGCACGTCACCTGGAACACCGACCTCGGCCTGTTCCAACCCGGCGCGGCGAGCACCCCGTACCCGGTCCGACGGCTGGGGTACATGCAGGTCGGCCGGGTCGTGGAGAGCGCCACCCCGGCGGTGCCGGCCGGCGCCGTCGGTGCGATGACCTACGGCCACCGCACCGGCTACCTGGCCGACCCGGTCGCCGAGCGGTTCGTCCCGCTCCCGGACGACCTCGACCCGCTGCTCGGCGTCTACGTCGCGCACATGGGACCGATCTGCGCCAACGGCCTGCTGCACGCCGCCGCCGACCTGCACGGCACCGACGTGCGGTCGCTCGCCGACGGGGTGGCCGGCCGCCGGGTCGCAGTGGTCGGCAGCGGCGTGGTGGCCCTGCTCACCGCCCTGTTCGCCCAGCGGGGCGGTGCCGCCTCGGTGGTGGTGCTCGACCCGACCCCGCAGCGTCGTCGGGTCGCCGAGGCGCTCGGCCTGGAGACCCTCGACCCGGACGCCGACGATCCGGCGGTGGTGCTGAAGACCCGCTGGGCGCACGGTCCGGGGGACCGGGGCGCGGACGTGGTGTTCCAGTGCCGGGGCCAGGCCTGGGCGCTGCACCTGGCGTTGCGGCTGCTGCGCCCGCAGGGCACCGTCGTCGACCTGGCCTTCTACCAGGCCGGCGCGGACGAGGTACGGCTCGGCGAGGAGTTCCACCACAACGGGCTCTCGGTGCGCTGCGCCCAGATCGGCCGGGTGCCACGCGGCCTCGCCCCCACCTGGGACCGGGAGCGGCTCTCCGCCGAGACGATCGAGTTGCTGCGGGCCCACGGTGACCTGATCCGCAAGCACCTGGTCTCGGCGACCGTCCCGTTCGACGAGGCCCCGACCCTGCTGACCGACCTGGCCGAGCGCCGCCGCCAGGAACTCCAGGTCGTACTGACCTGCTGA
- a CDS encoding ABC transporter ATP-binding protein, producing the protein MTTGATPRVGLAALLPYLRAHRGTLVVVAVLSLAGAGAALAQPLLTRALLDAVSASRPVGSLVGVLLAVLVGGAVLYGFRDYLLQRTAEGLVLTTRRRLASHLLRLPIGEYDQRRTGDLLSRVGADTTLLRAVVTSGLFELVTGVVTVVGAAIAMILLDPFLFGVTLAGVAVGLGFALTVARRVRDLSRAAQERIGEMTSAVERAISAARTIRASRAEQRETGTVVTSAEQAYAAGLRVARVQAVVGPIGSITIQGAFLLVLGVGGARVAAGALSVGDLVAFIMFLFFLVLPLGQALSAFTQLQTGLGALQRIEEILTVPVEGAADAPRRAEPVGAHPATVGQPAPIAVAEDPAPASVAERPTPASVAEGPAAVGERLPVAVAPRPPVAGGGHPATIEFDRVGFGYPGGPPVLHEVSFTVPAGTRTALVGPSGAGKSTLLALVERFYEVSAGSLRLDGVDVRDLPRDALRARLGYVEQEAPVLAGTLRQNLLLTAADATEERLLAVLDEVNLRHLVTRTAEGLDVQVGEGGVLLSGGERQRLAIARALLAGPPVLLLDEPTSNLDARSEAALRRAIDAVAVRRTLLIVAHRLSTVVDADQIVVLEGGRVVAVGPHDELTDTSPLYRELATHQLLVN; encoded by the coding sequence GTGACCACCGGAGCCACCCCGCGTGTCGGACTCGCCGCCCTCCTGCCGTACCTGCGCGCCCACCGGGGCACCCTCGTCGTGGTGGCGGTGTTGTCGCTGGCCGGCGCCGGGGCGGCGCTCGCCCAGCCGCTGCTCACCCGGGCGTTGCTCGACGCGGTCTCCGCGTCCCGGCCGGTAGGTTCCCTGGTCGGTGTGCTCCTCGCCGTGCTCGTGGGTGGGGCTGTGCTCTACGGCTTCCGTGACTACCTGCTGCAACGCACCGCCGAGGGACTGGTGCTCACCACCCGCCGCCGGCTCGCCAGCCACCTGCTGCGGCTGCCGATCGGCGAGTACGACCAGCGCCGTACCGGCGACCTGCTCTCCCGGGTCGGCGCGGACACCACCCTCCTGCGGGCGGTGGTCACCTCGGGACTGTTCGAGCTGGTGACCGGGGTGGTCACCGTGGTCGGCGCGGCCATCGCGATGATCCTGCTCGACCCGTTCCTGTTCGGCGTCACCCTCGCCGGGGTGGCGGTCGGGCTAGGCTTCGCCCTCACCGTGGCCCGACGGGTGCGTGACCTGTCCCGCGCCGCCCAGGAACGCATCGGGGAGATGACCTCCGCCGTCGAGCGGGCCATCTCGGCGGCCCGGACCATCCGGGCCAGCCGGGCCGAGCAGCGGGAGACCGGCACCGTCGTGACCAGCGCCGAGCAGGCGTACGCGGCGGGGCTGCGAGTCGCCCGGGTACAGGCGGTGGTCGGCCCGATCGGCTCGATCACCATCCAGGGGGCGTTCCTGCTGGTGCTCGGGGTGGGCGGGGCCCGGGTGGCCGCCGGGGCGCTCAGCGTCGGGGACCTGGTCGCGTTCATCATGTTCCTCTTCTTCCTGGTCCTGCCGCTGGGACAGGCGCTCAGCGCGTTCACCCAGCTCCAGACCGGCCTCGGCGCGCTCCAACGGATCGAGGAGATCCTCACCGTGCCGGTCGAGGGGGCGGCCGACGCACCCCGCCGGGCGGAGCCGGTCGGCGCGCACCCGGCCACCGTCGGGCAACCTGCCCCGATCGCCGTCGCGGAGGACCCGGCCCCCGCCAGCGTCGCGGAGCGCCCGACGCCCGCCAGCGTCGCGGAGGGCCCGGCTGCCGTCGGGGAGCGGCTCCCGGTGGCCGTCGCACCGCGCCCGCCGGTCGCCGGCGGCGGCCACCCGGCGACGATCGAGTTCGACCGGGTCGGCTTCGGCTACCCGGGCGGACCGCCGGTGCTGCACGAGGTCAGCTTCACCGTCCCCGCCGGGACCCGCACCGCTCTGGTCGGCCCCTCCGGTGCCGGCAAGTCCACCCTGCTGGCGCTGGTCGAGCGCTTCTACGAGGTCAGTGCCGGCAGCCTGCGGTTGGACGGCGTCGACGTCCGCGACCTGCCCCGCGACGCGCTGCGGGCCCGGCTCGGCTACGTCGAGCAGGAGGCTCCGGTGCTCGCCGGCACGCTGCGGCAGAATCTCCTGCTCACCGCCGCCGACGCCACCGAGGAGCGGCTGCTCGCCGTGCTGGACGAGGTCAACCTGCGTCACCTGGTGACCCGGACGGCGGAGGGCCTGGACGTGCAGGTAGGTGAGGGCGGGGTGCTGCTCAGCGGCGGGGAGCGGCAACGGCTGGCCATCGCCCGGGCGTTGCTGGCCGGGCCGCCGGTGCTGCTGCTCGACGAGCCGACCAGCAACCTCGACGCCCGCAGCGAGGCGGCACTGCGCCGGGCCATCGACGCGGTCGCTGTCCGGCGGACCCTGCTGATCGTCGCGCACCGGCTCTCGACGGTGGTCGACGCCGACCAGATCGTGGTGCTCGAGGGCGGTCGGGTGGTCGCCGTCGGCCCCCACGACGAACTGACCGACACCAGCCCGCTCTACCGCGAACTCGCCACCCACCAGCTTCTGGTGAACTGA
- the secA2 gene encoding accessory Sec system translocase SecA2 yields the protein MGVSQRLKSRFRRFLQRPGSTVDLAPLEKLLPQIEAREEDLAALDDGELTEAAGAASGYVEICAIGREAARRGLDQRPYDVQLLGAMALLSGKVAEMATGEGKTLTAAVAAYGHVRLGNGPVHVLTVNDYLARRDAQWMEPVYTLLGLTVGWVNESSTREERQEAYGRDVTYVSVSEAGFDYLRDQLVTDVDDRVQPELRTAIVDEADSILIDEARVPMVLAGAVPGEQDPVHAAAAIVRGLRKGKHYTVAEDGRSAAFTTAGLAAVEAKLGDEVDLYAEENVEQLSAVNVALHAHALLHRDVDYIVRDGTVELIDEMRGRVAQRRRWPDGLQAAVEAKEGLDATAEGEVLGTITVQAFIGLYPKLCGMTATAVLVGDQLREFFSLEVAVIPPNTPCVREDDPDRIYATRAEKEEALIDEIKRCHEVGRPVLVGTLDVKESEQLAAGLNAAGVPCVVLNAKNDDEEATIIAEAGAYGAVTVSTQMAGRGVDIRLGGSDQSDRERVAELGGLYVMGSGRHDSRRVDDQLRGRAGRQGDPGGSVFLVSLEDDLVTRHAGDTVPASPRMNADGLVTDTQVDYAVEHAQRVAEGVNHEIHRNTWRYSVVIEQQRKALAERRERLLTSEVAALMLLDRVPEKAGEMDEDLLTRAARWIALYHTDRLWAEHLAELSEVREGVHLRALGRLDPLDEFHRAAVPAFNALIPEIETRTIATFTETEFDEDWEPDAGELVRPSATWTYLVHDNPFGSELDRLIASVGRRLSSGSR from the coding sequence ATGGGTGTGTCGCAACGGTTGAAGAGCAGGTTCCGGCGCTTCCTTCAGCGGCCGGGCAGCACGGTTGACCTGGCCCCGCTGGAGAAGCTGCTGCCGCAGATCGAGGCGCGGGAGGAGGACCTCGCCGCGCTCGACGACGGCGAGCTGACCGAGGCCGCCGGGGCCGCCTCCGGGTACGTCGAGATCTGCGCGATCGGCCGCGAGGCGGCCCGCCGAGGGCTCGACCAGCGCCCGTACGATGTGCAGTTGCTCGGCGCGATGGCGCTGCTGTCCGGCAAGGTCGCCGAGATGGCCACCGGTGAGGGCAAGACGCTCACCGCGGCCGTCGCCGCGTACGGCCACGTCCGGTTGGGCAACGGCCCGGTGCACGTGCTCACCGTCAACGACTACCTGGCCCGCCGGGACGCGCAGTGGATGGAGCCGGTCTACACCCTGCTCGGGCTCACCGTCGGCTGGGTCAACGAGTCCTCCACCCGCGAGGAGCGGCAGGAGGCGTACGGCCGGGACGTCACCTACGTATCGGTCAGCGAGGCCGGCTTCGACTACCTGCGCGACCAGTTGGTCACCGACGTCGACGACCGGGTGCAGCCGGAGCTGCGCACCGCGATCGTGGACGAGGCCGACTCGATCCTGATCGACGAGGCCCGGGTGCCGATGGTGCTGGCCGGCGCGGTGCCCGGCGAGCAGGACCCGGTGCACGCCGCCGCCGCGATCGTGCGCGGCCTGCGCAAGGGCAAGCACTACACGGTCGCCGAGGACGGCCGCAGCGCCGCCTTCACCACCGCCGGCCTGGCCGCCGTCGAGGCCAAGCTCGGCGACGAGGTCGACCTGTACGCCGAGGAGAACGTGGAGCAGCTTTCGGCGGTGAACGTGGCGCTGCACGCGCACGCGCTGCTGCACCGGGACGTCGACTACATCGTCCGCGACGGCACGGTGGAGCTGATCGACGAGATGCGCGGCCGGGTCGCCCAGCGCCGCCGCTGGCCCGACGGGCTCCAGGCGGCGGTGGAGGCCAAGGAGGGCCTCGACGCCACCGCCGAGGGCGAGGTGCTCGGCACCATCACCGTCCAGGCGTTCATCGGCCTCTACCCGAAGCTCTGCGGGATGACCGCCACCGCGGTGCTCGTCGGCGACCAGCTCCGCGAGTTCTTCTCCCTCGAGGTCGCGGTGATCCCACCGAACACCCCGTGTGTACGGGAGGACGACCCGGACCGGATCTACGCGACCCGGGCGGAGAAGGAGGAGGCGCTGATCGACGAGATCAAGCGCTGCCACGAGGTCGGCCGGCCGGTACTGGTCGGCACCCTCGACGTCAAGGAGTCCGAGCAGCTCGCCGCCGGGCTCAACGCGGCCGGCGTGCCGTGCGTGGTGCTCAACGCCAAGAACGACGACGAGGAGGCGACGATCATCGCCGAGGCCGGCGCGTACGGCGCGGTGACCGTCTCCACCCAGATGGCCGGTCGGGGTGTCGACATCCGCCTCGGCGGCAGCGACCAGTCCGACCGGGAGCGGGTCGCCGAGCTGGGCGGCCTGTACGTGATGGGCAGCGGCCGGCACGACAGCCGCCGGGTCGACGACCAGCTCCGGGGTCGCGCCGGTCGGCAGGGTGACCCGGGCGGGTCGGTCTTCCTCGTCAGCCTGGAGGACGACCTGGTCACCCGGCACGCCGGCGACACCGTCCCGGCGTCGCCTCGGATGAACGCCGACGGTCTGGTCACCGACACCCAGGTCGACTACGCGGTGGAACACGCCCAGCGGGTCGCCGAGGGCGTCAACCACGAGATCCACCGCAACACCTGGCGGTACAGCGTGGTCATCGAGCAGCAGCGCAAGGCGCTCGCCGAGCGGCGCGAGCGGCTGCTGACCAGTGAGGTCGCCGCGCTGATGCTGCTGGACCGGGTGCCGGAGAAGGCCGGCGAGATGGACGAGGACCTGCTCACCCGGGCCGCCAGGTGGATCGCCCTCTACCACACCGACCGACTCTGGGCAGAGCACCTCGCCGAGCTCTCCGAGGTTCGCGAGGGTGTGCACCTGCGGGCGCTGGGGCGGCTGGACCCGCTCGACGAGTTCCACCGGGCCGCCGTACCGGCCTTCAACGCGTTGATCCCCGAGATCGAGACGCGGACCATCGCGACCTTCACCGAGACCGAGTTCGACGAGGACTGGGAGCCGGACGCCGGAGAGCTCGTCCGGCCCAGCGCCACCTGGACGTACCTCGTGCACGACAACCCGTTCGGTTCCGAGCTGGACCGGTTGATCGCCTCGGTGGGACGGCGACTGAGCAGCGGTTCCCGCTGA
- a CDS encoding GAF and ANTAR domain-containing protein, which yields MNLETHEPVTEHLGVLETAALLRELTAALLDTTDFDEALTRLVTVARDAVPGVTWCGFTVLRAGEPAGVAASDPRLAELDDFGHGPESPAMSAIHRREMLLSADLATEERWPAWTARARALGVRGVLAAPVDVDDQVIGAINLYADAPDALTARRQLTAMLLAEHAGLLLAGVRGRARQAALADEIDETLLQEGVVGQAIGVIMTQRGCPAPEALQVLRSAASALSIPLREVAERLVVTVSRPREG from the coding sequence GTGAACCTGGAAACACACGAACCGGTCACGGAGCACCTGGGCGTCCTGGAGACCGCGGCACTGCTGCGCGAACTGACCGCCGCCCTGCTCGACACCACCGACTTCGACGAGGCGCTGACCCGGCTGGTCACCGTCGCCCGGGACGCGGTACCCGGGGTGACCTGGTGCGGGTTCACCGTACTGCGGGCCGGCGAACCGGCCGGCGTGGCCGCCTCGGACCCGCGCCTGGCCGAGTTGGACGACTTCGGGCACGGCCCGGAGTCCCCGGCGATGAGCGCTATCCACCGCCGGGAGATGCTCCTCTCCGCCGACCTGGCGACCGAGGAACGCTGGCCGGCCTGGACGGCGCGGGCCCGGGCGCTCGGCGTCCGGGGGGTGCTCGCTGCCCCGGTGGACGTCGACGACCAGGTCATCGGCGCGATCAACCTGTACGCCGACGCGCCGGACGCGCTGACTGCCCGGCGCCAGCTCACCGCCATGCTCCTCGCCGAGCACGCCGGTCTGCTGCTGGCCGGGGTACGTGGCCGGGCGCGGCAGGCGGCGCTGGCCGATGAGATCGACGAAACTCTACTTCAGGAGGGTGTGGTGGGGCAGGCCATCGGTGTCATCATGACCCAGCGGGGTTGTCCGGCACCGGAGGCGCTCCAGGTGTTGCGCAGCGCCGCCTCGGCGCTCTCCATCCCGTTGCGGGAGGTCGCCGAGCGGCTGGTGGTCACCGTCTCCCGGCCTCGGGAGGGATGA
- a CDS encoding DUF2231 domain-containing protein, protein MQSRLRVQGHPIQPMLVTFPFGLFVCATLFDLFHLVGGPAFLGEVGYWTAVAALVAAGMAGVAGMVDLWDVPAGRTRRTAISFNLVNVAMAAIFVVSCLVRADTPGRGASAALLVTELVALGVGAVGVRLGTRLVRVFDRGRVEAGGLESLGAVSGSTVDLTRPATRPVN, encoded by the coding sequence ATGCAGAGCCGACTGCGGGTGCAGGGGCACCCGATCCAACCCATGCTGGTGACCTTTCCGTTCGGACTCTTCGTCTGCGCGACCCTGTTCGACCTGTTCCACCTCGTCGGTGGTCCGGCCTTCCTCGGTGAGGTGGGCTACTGGACGGCGGTGGCGGCGCTGGTCGCCGCCGGGATGGCCGGGGTGGCCGGGATGGTCGACCTCTGGGACGTGCCGGCCGGTCGCACCCGCCGCACCGCGATCAGCTTCAATCTGGTCAACGTCGCGATGGCGGCGATCTTCGTGGTGAGCTGCCTGGTCCGGGCCGACACGCCCGGCCGGGGCGCCTCCGCCGCGCTGCTGGTCACCGAGCTGGTCGCGCTCGGGGTGGGCGCGGTCGGGGTCCGGCTCGGCACCCGCCTGGTCCGGGTCTTCGACCGTGGTCGTGTTGAGGCGGGCGGGCTGGAGTCGCTCGGCGCGGTGAGCGGGTCCACCGTCGACCTGACCCGCCCCGCCACCCGTCCGGTCAACTGA
- a CDS encoding class I SAM-dependent methyltransferase: protein MADTDFDDLVAEGAAVPVQGWDFSWLRGRASEERSPWGYAGLLADRMTRADAALDIDTGGGEVLAGIPRPPRLLVATEAWPPNVEVARRTLEGLGATVVAVADRPALPFRDAAFDLVVSRHPVRPRWPEVARVLRPGGRFLSQQIGAGTVRELAEALVGPRPLRDDQRPEWAAATAEAAGLRVVDLRTATLRTVFHDVAAVVYFLRKVIWTVPDFTVDRYRPQLRRLHDRIVAEGPFVAYARRFLIEAVKPG, encoded by the coding sequence ATGGCCGACACCGACTTCGACGACCTGGTGGCCGAGGGCGCTGCCGTGCCCGTCCAGGGCTGGGACTTTTCCTGGCTGCGCGGGCGGGCCAGCGAGGAGCGTTCCCCCTGGGGCTACGCCGGGCTGCTGGCCGACCGGATGACGCGAGCCGACGCCGCTCTCGACATCGACACCGGCGGTGGCGAGGTGCTCGCCGGCATACCCCGGCCGCCCCGCCTGCTGGTCGCCACCGAGGCGTGGCCGCCGAACGTCGAGGTCGCCCGCCGTACCCTCGAGGGTCTGGGCGCGACCGTGGTGGCCGTCGCGGACCGGCCGGCGCTGCCCTTCCGGGACGCCGCGTTCGACCTGGTGGTGAGCCGGCACCCGGTGCGCCCCCGGTGGCCGGAGGTGGCCCGGGTACTGCGCCCCGGCGGTCGTTTCCTGTCCCAGCAGATCGGCGCCGGCACGGTCCGGGAACTCGCCGAGGCGCTGGTGGGCCCCCGGCCGCTCCGCGACGACCAGCGGCCGGAGTGGGCGGCGGCCACCGCCGAGGCCGCCGGGCTGCGCGTGGTCGACCTGCGTACGGCCACCCTGCGGACGGTCTTCCACGATGTCGCGGCGGTGGTCTACTTCCTGCGCAAGGTGATCTGGACGGTCCCGGACTTCACCGTGGACCGGTACCGGCCGCAACTGCGCCGCCTGCACGACCGGATCGTGGCCGAGGGGCCGTTCGTCGCGTACGCCCGACGCTTCCTGATCGAGGCGGTCAAGCCCGGCTGA
- a CDS encoding DUF3500 domain-containing protein: MEDPLPEQMRVAAGTLLAALDDPARTRAVHAFDDDARRHLEYRPRPRPGACLADLDRAGRKATHRLLATALSPHAYAQAMAIMALEEVLDRAEGWRRGRHSDDYWVAVFGDPARDDRWAWRVEGHHMSVSMTVVDDQVAAAPVFLGANPATVRYAGRTVSRPLAAEEDLARALLETMGAPARAAAIVTDQAPDDIISATRPTAPDRIDPLGVSASRLGPTGRALLDQLVALYLDRLPPELAAREARRIDGGELHFAWAGPTGPGQRHYYRVQGEDLLIEYDNTAADGNHAHTVLRRPSADFGADLLAAHHAEAHPRTG, translated from the coding sequence GTGGAGGATCCCCTACCCGAACAGATGCGGGTCGCCGCCGGGACGCTGCTGGCCGCCCTGGACGACCCGGCCCGGACCCGGGCCGTGCACGCCTTCGACGACGACGCCCGCCGCCACCTGGAGTACCGCCCGCGTCCCCGGCCCGGGGCCTGCCTGGCGGACCTCGACCGGGCCGGCCGCAAGGCCACCCACCGGCTGCTCGCCACGGCGCTGAGCCCGCACGCGTACGCCCAGGCTATGGCGATCATGGCCCTCGAGGAGGTGCTCGACCGGGCGGAGGGCTGGCGCCGGGGCCGGCACAGCGACGACTACTGGGTGGCCGTCTTCGGCGATCCGGCGCGCGACGACCGGTGGGCGTGGCGGGTGGAGGGGCACCACATGTCGGTCAGCATGACCGTGGTGGACGACCAGGTCGCCGCCGCCCCGGTCTTCCTCGGCGCGAACCCGGCCACGGTCCGGTACGCCGGCCGTACCGTCTCCCGGCCCCTGGCCGCCGAGGAGGATCTCGCACGGGCGCTGCTGGAGACGATGGGCGCGCCCGCCCGGGCCGCCGCCATCGTCACCGACCAGGCTCCCGACGACATCATCAGCGCGACCCGCCCCACCGCGCCCGACCGGATCGACCCGCTCGGGGTGTCCGCCAGCCGTCTCGGGCCGACCGGCCGGGCGCTGCTCGACCAGTTGGTCGCCCTCTACCTGGACCGGCTCCCGCCCGAACTGGCCGCCCGGGAGGCCCGCCGGATCGACGGCGGGGAGCTGCACTTCGCCTGGGCCGGACCGACCGGACCCGGACAGCGCCACTACTACCGGGTCCAGGGCGAGGACCTGCTGATCGAGTACGACAACACCGCCGCCGACGGCAACCACGCGCACACCGTGCTACGCCGCCCGTCGGCCGACTTCGGCGCGGACCTGCTCGCCGCCCACCACGCCGAGGCCCATCCCCGTACCGGGTGA
- a CDS encoding signal peptidase I — translation MDETVYVGNAGVDGAGDGGWLLGHFMPAGHPRHSTDVEVKWGVHAAGESRSRWATGERRTALLVLVSGAFRVELPDRTVCLREPGDYVVWGRGVDHSWYAEQESVLLTVRWPSVPGYRVEPPVRR, via the coding sequence GTGGACGAGACCGTGTACGTGGGCAACGCGGGCGTGGACGGGGCCGGTGACGGCGGCTGGCTGCTGGGCCACTTCATGCCCGCCGGACACCCGCGCCACAGCACTGACGTGGAGGTGAAGTGGGGGGTGCACGCGGCGGGGGAGAGCCGCTCCCGGTGGGCGACCGGCGAGCGCCGTACCGCCCTGCTGGTGCTGGTCAGCGGGGCGTTCCGGGTGGAACTGCCGGACCGGACAGTCTGTCTGCGCGAGCCTGGTGACTACGTCGTCTGGGGTCGGGGCGTCGACCACTCCTGGTACGCCGAGCAGGAGTCCGTGCTGTTAACGGTCCGCTGGCCCTCGGTGCCCGGCTACCGGGTGGAGCCACCGGTCCGACGCTGA